One part of the Quercus lobata isolate SW786 chromosome 7, ValleyOak3.0 Primary Assembly, whole genome shotgun sequence genome encodes these proteins:
- the LOC115952141 gene encoding uncharacterized protein LOC115952141: MVLQRVEKTLFCYCHFGGELVVKKDKSILYKGGLVDGLVIDQGTAYETFVGEICEQLCITPMGKLFQYSIKFDKSCLLPLKDRNGLNNLLYFNEGARYVYVVEAAEAANPALISKRSSNKESPLTSDQDAEVEYADRDPVRSSDTESQDQHDEAEYANRDLVECSDIENHLTSDQHGGEQHTDVDDNYVHRAQPVPMQCTIGEKSPLLLNEWERELIGEGDLSVPLTYFHSSRKEQLIHEMRNATYKLIPSMCKHIMDVMPRSIATWSSIEDNQFRQLFVAYGCSIRGFQLGCRPLLFIDDYHFFEKLKLIVGKREIAIISDRNQSLLNRLNEVFGFETHSCCYHRLKQSFSSYFQLQSNWEQTALQLLDDIAFARLEAEYEKGLSYPASVL, from the exons ATGGTGTTGCAAAGAGTGGAAAAGACTTTATTTTGCTATTGTCATTTTGGGGGAGAGCTAGTGGTGAAGAAAGATAAATCTATTTTATATAAAGGTGGTTTGGTAGATGGCTTGGTGATTGATCAAGGCACCGCATATGAAACATTTGTTGGTGAGATATGTGAACAACTTTGTATAACTCCTATGGGAAAGTTATTTCAATACTCAATTAAATTTGACAAATCATGTCTGTTGCCCCTCAAAGACCGGAATGGCTTGAATAACTTGTTATATTTCAATGAGGGTGCTAGATATGTATATGTGGTTGAAGCAGCAGAAGCTGCAAATCCCGCACTTATAAGCAAAAG gtcaTCTAACAAAGAGAGCCCATTGACGTCAGATCAGGATGCTGAAGTTGAGTATGCTGATAGAGATCCAGTCAGGTCCTCCGACACTGAGAGCCAAGATCAACATGATGAAGCTGAGTATGCCAATAGAGATTTAGTCGAGTGCTCTGACATAGAGAACCATTTAACTTCGGACCAGCATGGTGGTGAGCAACATACTGATGTTGATGATAACTACGTTCATAGAGCTCAACCAGTGCCAATGCAGTGCACAATTGGTGAGAAATCACCACTTTTGCTTAATGAGTGGGAAAGAGAGCTAATTGGAGAAG GTGACCTTTCTGTACCATTGACTTATTTCCACTCATCTAGAAAGGAACAGTTGATTCATGAAATGAGGAATGCTACATACAAGTTAATACCATCGATGTGCAAACATATAATGGATGTAATGCCAAGGTCAATTGCTACATGGTCATCAATTGAAGATAATCAATTTAGGCAGTTGTTTGTTGCTTATGGTTGTTCAATTCGAGGATTTCAACTTGGATGTAGGCCGCTACTATTTATAGATGACTATCAT TTCTTTGAGAAACTTAAGTTGATCGTCGGTAAGCGTGAGATTGCCATAATATCGGATAGAAATCAAAGCTTGCTAAATAGGCTCAATGAGGTATTTGGTTTTGAAACTCATTCTTGCTGTTATCATCGCCTAAAGCAAAGTTTCAGCTCTTACTTCCAATTGCAATCCAATTGGGAGCAAACTGCACTTCAACTTTTGGATGATATTGCTTTTGCAAGATTAGAAGCAGAATATGAAAAAGGTCTTAGTTACCCAGCATCGGTATTGTAA